In a single window of the Atlantibacter hermannii genome:
- the alkB gene encoding alpha-ketoglutarate-dependent dioxygenase (alkylated DNA repair protein) — MLDLFAEDEPWQEPLAPGAVILRRFARQESAQLMTAIQHVAAQSPFRHMVTPGGYTMSVAMTNCGSLGWTTNTRGYLYAPVDPQTDQPWPAMPDSFQHLCDAASRAAGYPDFAPDACLINRYEPGAKLSLHQDKDEPNLAAPIVSVSLGLPAVFQFGGLTRSAPLQRVMLEHGDVVVWGGPSRLVYHGIQPLKPGDHPLTGSYRYNLTFRAAGYYE; from the coding sequence ATGCTGGATCTGTTTGCTGAAGACGAACCCTGGCAGGAACCCCTCGCCCCTGGCGCGGTGATCCTGCGGCGTTTCGCCCGTCAGGAGAGCGCGCAACTGATGACGGCGATCCAGCATGTCGCCGCGCAGTCGCCGTTTCGCCATATGGTCACGCCTGGCGGCTATACCATGTCGGTGGCGATGACCAACTGCGGTTCACTGGGCTGGACCACCAACACGCGTGGTTATCTGTACGCGCCAGTCGATCCGCAAACCGATCAACCCTGGCCTGCCATGCCGGACAGTTTTCAACACCTGTGCGATGCAGCGTCCCGGGCGGCAGGCTATCCGGATTTCGCTCCTGACGCGTGCCTGATCAACCGCTACGAGCCAGGCGCGAAACTGTCGCTGCATCAGGATAAAGATGAGCCTAACCTGGCGGCGCCGATCGTTTCGGTGTCGCTCGGTTTGCCCGCCGTGTTTCAGTTTGGCGGCCTGACCCGCAGTGCACCGCTGCAACGCGTTATGCTGGAGCATGGCGACGTGGTGGTATGGGGCGGCCCTTCGCGCCTGGTTTATCACGGTATCCAGCCGTTAAAACCGGGGGATCATCCCCTTACCGGCAGCTACCGTTACAACCTCACCTTCCGTGCCGCAGGGTATTACGAATAA
- the ada gene encoding regulatory protein of adaptative response, with translation MKRPVYHTDDARWQAVENREAAADEQFVFGVITTGIFCRPSCRARHPLRQNVRFFQDAAAAQEAGFRPCKRCQPDRAPLHQQRLERIRQACALMDAREETMSLEALASEMAMSPFHFHRLFKSVTGLTPKAWQTARRNQRLRHALTQGEAVTPALYQAGFGSGSSYYRDADSALGMTATQFRNGGKQLSLRYAMVDCHVGRCLVAQSPRGICAVLLGDDDAQLEAQLTALFPHAERQLAQHDFSDILEKVVACIQTPEYLPDLPLDFQGTLFQQQVWEALRTIPAGETISYQALAAKVGKPSAVRAVASACGANRLAIIVPCHRVIRQDGQLSGYRWGVARKAMLLQHEAKKET, from the coding sequence ATGAAACGACCTGTCTATCACACTGATGATGCACGCTGGCAAGCGGTGGAAAACCGCGAGGCGGCGGCCGATGAGCAGTTTGTCTTCGGCGTTATCACAACCGGTATTTTCTGCCGCCCGTCCTGCCGGGCGCGCCATCCCCTGCGCCAGAATGTTCGCTTCTTTCAGGATGCCGCCGCCGCGCAAGAAGCTGGTTTTCGGCCCTGTAAACGCTGCCAGCCGGATCGTGCGCCGCTGCATCAACAGCGCCTTGAGCGCATCCGCCAGGCCTGTGCGCTGATGGATGCACGGGAAGAAACCATGAGCCTTGAGGCGCTGGCGAGTGAAATGGCCATGAGCCCGTTTCATTTTCATCGCCTGTTCAAATCCGTGACCGGCCTGACGCCCAAAGCGTGGCAAACCGCCCGTCGAAATCAGCGATTGCGCCATGCCCTCACCCAGGGCGAAGCGGTGACGCCCGCGCTTTATCAGGCGGGGTTTGGCTCAGGCAGCAGTTACTATCGTGACGCCGATAGCGCGCTCGGCATGACGGCGACACAGTTTCGCAATGGCGGCAAACAGCTCAGCCTGCGTTACGCCATGGTCGATTGCCATGTCGGACGCTGCCTGGTGGCGCAAAGCCCACGCGGGATATGCGCCGTGCTGTTAGGCGATGATGATGCCCAGCTTGAGGCGCAACTGACGGCGCTCTTTCCCCATGCCGAACGCCAGCTGGCGCAACATGATTTTAGCGATATCCTTGAAAAGGTGGTCGCCTGTATTCAGACGCCGGAATATCTTCCTGACCTGCCGCTTGATTTTCAGGGCACGCTGTTCCAGCAACAAGTCTGGGAAGCGCTGCGCACCATCCCTGCCGGAGAAACCATCAGCTATCAGGCGCTGGCGGCGAAGGTGGGCAAACCCAGTGCGGTGCGCGCCGTTGCCAGTGCCTGCGGCGCTAACCGGCTGGCGATTATCGTTCCCTGCCACCGGGTGATCCGCCAGGACGGGCAGCTGTCCGGTTACCGCTGGGGCGTCGCGCGTAAAGCGATGCTCCTGCAACATGAAGCCAAAAAGGAGACCTGA
- the yojL gene encoding thiamine biosynthesis lipoprotein ApbE has protein sequence MGTFWRVSLAGVAPERESALREKIQAQLDADDWLLSTWKKDSALMKFNRSTSTEPWPVSEAMSDIVTLSLRIGQKTQGAMDITVGPLVNLWGFGPDKQPVKTPSEQDIASAKTRVGLSHLTVRQTAQGQYLQKDIPDLFVDLSTVGEGYAADNLARLMEEEGISRYLVSVGGALASRGTNPEGRSWRVAIQQPTDRENAVSAIVDINGHGISTAGSYRNYYELDGKRLSHVIDPATGHPIQHTLVSATVISPTALEADGWDTGLMVLGPEKAKALALEQKLAVYLIIKEPNGFSTWMSPQFKTFLLSQKN, from the coding sequence ATGGGCACCTTCTGGCGGGTGAGCCTGGCCGGGGTTGCGCCAGAGCGTGAAAGCGCGCTGCGCGAAAAAATTCAGGCTCAGCTCGACGCCGATGACTGGCTGCTCTCCACCTGGAAAAAAGATTCCGCGCTCATGAAATTCAATCGCTCCACCAGCACTGAACCGTGGCCGGTGAGCGAAGCCATGAGCGACATCGTCACGTTGTCCCTGCGAATCGGCCAAAAGACCCAGGGCGCAATGGACATTACCGTCGGCCCGCTGGTAAACCTCTGGGGATTCGGCCCGGACAAGCAACCGGTAAAAACGCCGTCAGAGCAGGACATTGCCAGCGCCAAAACGCGCGTGGGTTTATCCCATCTTACCGTGCGCCAAACCGCGCAGGGCCAATACCTGCAAAAAGATATTCCCGATCTGTTTGTCGATCTCTCCACGGTCGGCGAAGGTTACGCGGCGGATAATCTGGCGCGTTTAATGGAAGAGGAAGGCATCAGCCGCTATCTGGTTTCGGTAGGCGGTGCGCTGGCAAGCCGGGGAACCAATCCGGAAGGACGTTCATGGCGCGTGGCGATCCAGCAGCCTACGGATCGCGAAAACGCCGTGTCGGCGATTGTTGACATTAACGGTCACGGTATCAGCACCGCCGGAAGCTATCGCAACTACTACGAGCTCGACGGCAAGCGCCTGTCACATGTTATCGACCCGGCAACCGGCCATCCCATCCAGCACACGCTGGTTTCCGCTACGGTGATCTCCCCGACGGCGCTGGAAGCTGACGGATGGGATACCGGCCTGATGGTACTGGGGCCGGAAAAAGCCAAAGCGCTGGCGCTGGAACAAAAACTGGCGGTGTATCTGATCATTAAAGAGCCAAACGGCTTTTCAACCTGGATGTCGCCCCAGTTTAAAACCTTCCTGCTGTCACAGAAGAATTAA
- the ompC_1 gene encoding outer membrane porin protein C: MKVKVLSLLVPALLAAGAANAAEVYNKDGNKLDLYGKVDGLHYFSDDKSADGDQTYMRLGFKGETQVNDQVTGYGQWEYQIQGNTSESENDAWSRLAFAGVKFGDAGSFDYGRNYGVVYDVTSWTDVLPEFGGDTYGADNFLQSRANGVATYRNTDFFGLVDGLNFALQYQGKNGSARGEDFAGRSVLKQNGDGYGMSLTYDLGSGFGIGGAMSSSKRTDDQNNLAGIYGNGDRAETYSGALKYDANNVYLAAQYTQTYNATRFGGSSSANAFGFADKAQNFEVVAQYQFDFGLRPSVAYLQSKGKDITNGVTNYGDQDLVKYVDVGATYYFNKNMSTYVDYKINLLDENNFTRAAGIGTDDIVGLGLVYQF, encoded by the coding sequence ATGAAAGTTAAAGTCCTGTCCTTATTAGTACCGGCGCTCTTAGCTGCGGGTGCTGCAAATGCGGCTGAAGTTTATAATAAAGACGGCAACAAACTGGACCTGTACGGGAAGGTAGACGGCCTGCACTATTTCTCTGACGACAAAAGCGCTGACGGCGATCAGACTTACATGCGTCTCGGCTTCAAAGGCGAAACCCAGGTCAACGATCAGGTAACCGGCTACGGCCAGTGGGAATACCAGATTCAGGGCAACACCTCAGAAAGCGAAAATGACGCCTGGTCGCGTCTGGCCTTCGCCGGTGTGAAATTTGGCGACGCGGGTTCGTTTGATTACGGCCGTAACTATGGCGTCGTTTACGACGTAACGTCCTGGACCGACGTTCTGCCGGAATTCGGCGGCGACACTTATGGCGCGGACAACTTCCTGCAATCCCGTGCAAACGGCGTTGCCACCTATCGTAATACCGATTTCTTCGGTCTGGTTGACGGCCTGAACTTTGCGCTGCAATACCAGGGCAAAAACGGCAGCGCACGCGGTGAAGATTTCGCAGGCCGTAGCGTTCTGAAACAGAACGGTGACGGTTATGGCATGTCCCTGACTTACGATCTGGGCTCTGGCTTCGGTATCGGCGGTGCGATGTCTTCCTCTAAACGCACTGACGACCAGAACAATCTGGCTGGCATCTACGGTAACGGCGACCGCGCAGAAACCTACTCTGGTGCGCTGAAATATGACGCCAACAACGTTTACCTGGCTGCACAGTACACCCAGACTTACAACGCAACGCGTTTCGGCGGCAGCTCCAGCGCTAACGCCTTCGGTTTTGCAGACAAAGCGCAAAACTTCGAAGTGGTTGCACAGTACCAGTTCGACTTCGGTCTGCGTCCTTCCGTGGCTTACCTGCAGTCTAAAGGTAAAGACATCACCAATGGCGTAACCAACTATGGCGACCAGGATCTGGTGAAATATGTTGATGTTGGCGCGACTTACTACTTCAACAAAAACATGTCTACCTATGTTGATTACAAAATCAACCTGCTGGACGAAAACAACTTTACCCGTGCCGCAGGCATTGGCACCGACGATATCGTCGGCCTGGGTCTGGTTTACCAGTTCTAA
- the yojN gene encoding putative sensor-like histidine kinase YojN — MIPNKFSLMPGSITRFFLLLIVVLLVSMGVITQSAVNAWLKDKSYQIVDITHALHKRIDTYRYATWQIYDNIAPGDIVRQRRLAGNPPAPGCVLS, encoded by the coding sequence ATGATCCCCAACAAGTTTTCCTTGATGCCGGGCAGCATCACGCGGTTTTTTCTTCTGCTCATCGTGGTTTTGTTGGTAAGTATGGGCGTGATCACCCAAAGCGCGGTGAATGCCTGGCTGAAAGATAAAAGCTATCAAATCGTGGATATTACCCATGCGCTGCATAAGCGGATTGATACCTACCGTTATGCGACCTGGCAGATTTACGACAACATCGCCCCCGGCGACATCGTCCGCCAGCGACGGCTTGCAGGAAACCCGCCTGCGCCAGGATGTGTACTATCTTGA
- the rcsD gene encoding phosphotransfer intermediate protein in two-component regulatory system with RcsBC, translating into MCTILKNPRRKTEALIFGSHDSSTLEMSQRISGYLDTLWGAENVPWSMYYLNGQDNSMILVSTLPLKDLSTGFKEGSIASVVDSRRAEMLQQANALDERESFSALRRLAWQNGYYFTLRTTFNQPGHLATVVAFDLPINDLIPPGMALDSFRLDQDSVQSVQSGNDREDPDSVTINFNSSRIEVTSPLNSTHLKLVWEVPFGTLVMETLQNILLPLLLNIGLLALALFGFTTFRNQPTRQVESSANSSWQREMKKLRALNEEIVTLLPLGLLVHDLESNRTIISNSTADHLLPHLNLQNITAMADQHQGVIQATINNELYEIRQFRSQVVPRAQIFLIREQDREILVNKKLKQAQRLYEKNQQGRAAFMQNIGEALKTPVRKLAEQAGMASDDNRALANQADEIVRLVDEIQLLNQLETESWKTTQREFSIQEVIDEVVPLVLPAAKRKGLQLLVKNQLAANETRYGDREALQKILLMLLQYAVTTTDIGKITLEVNEEESAKERLNLRILNTGQGLTPQEIDNLHFPFLNDTSGDRFGKANGLTFYLCNQLAKQLGGYLNIKSRNELGTRYSLHVNMAVESKEEEDEERLLDDVIAMVDVTSNEVRSVVVRLLESWGASCITPDERLISQEFDIFLTDNPSNLTATGLLLSDDEDRVQQLAPGKLRVNFNISAALQEAVLQLIEEQLAQEAVPESPLGGDENAQLHASGYYALFVDTVPDDVKRLYTEAATSDFAALAQTAHRLKGVFAMLNLVPGKQLCETLEHNIREMDAPGIEKDISDIDAYVNRLL; encoded by the coding sequence ATGTGTACTATCTTGAAAAACCCCCGCCGGAAAACCGAAGCGCTGATATTTGGTTCCCACGACAGTTCAACCCTGGAAATGAGCCAGCGGATTTCTGGCTATCTCGACACGCTGTGGGGCGCCGAGAATGTGCCGTGGTCGATGTACTACCTTAATGGCCAGGATAACAGCATGATTCTGGTCTCCACGCTGCCGTTAAAAGATCTCTCTACAGGCTTTAAAGAAGGCTCAATCGCCAGTGTCGTGGATTCACGCCGTGCGGAAATGCTGCAACAGGCGAATGCCCTCGACGAACGCGAAAGTTTCTCTGCGCTGCGCCGCCTTGCCTGGCAAAATGGGTATTACTTCACCCTGCGTACGACCTTTAATCAGCCCGGCCATCTGGCGACCGTGGTGGCCTTTGACTTGCCCATCAACGATCTTATTCCGCCCGGTATGGCACTGGACAGTTTCCGCCTCGATCAGGATAGCGTTCAGAGCGTTCAGTCGGGCAACGATCGTGAAGATCCCGATAGCGTAACCATCAACTTCAACAGCTCGCGCATTGAAGTTACATCGCCGCTTAACTCCACGCATCTGAAGCTGGTGTGGGAAGTTCCGTTCGGCACCCTGGTCATGGAAACGCTGCAAAATATCCTGCTGCCGCTGCTGCTGAATATTGGTTTGCTGGCGCTGGCGTTGTTCGGCTTTACCACTTTCCGTAATCAGCCGACACGTCAGGTGGAAAGTAGCGCCAACAGCTCCTGGCAGCGGGAGATGAAAAAGCTGCGTGCCCTGAATGAAGAAATCGTTACGCTGTTGCCGCTGGGCCTGCTGGTGCATGACCTCGAATCCAATCGAACGATCATCAGCAACAGTACCGCCGACCATTTATTGCCCCATCTAAACCTGCAGAACATCACGGCAATGGCCGATCAGCATCAGGGTGTTATTCAGGCCACTATCAATAATGAGCTCTATGAAATCCGCCAGTTCCGCAGTCAGGTTGTGCCGCGTGCGCAAATTTTTCTCATCCGCGAACAGGATCGGGAGATTCTGGTTAATAAGAAGCTGAAACAAGCGCAGCGGCTGTATGAGAAGAATCAGCAGGGACGTGCGGCCTTTATGCAAAATATTGGCGAAGCGCTGAAAACGCCGGTTAGAAAGCTGGCGGAGCAGGCGGGTATGGCGTCCGACGATAACCGTGCGCTGGCAAACCAGGCGGATGAAATTGTGCGTCTGGTGGATGAGATTCAGCTGTTAAACCAGCTGGAAACCGAGAGCTGGAAAACCACTCAACGCGAATTTTCCATCCAGGAAGTGATCGATGAAGTGGTTCCGCTGGTTCTGCCTGCCGCCAAGCGTAAAGGGCTGCAACTGCTGGTGAAAAACCAACTGGCGGCCAATGAAACCCGTTACGGCGACCGTGAAGCGTTGCAAAAGATCCTGTTGATGCTGTTGCAGTACGCGGTGACCACCACGGACATCGGCAAAATTACGCTGGAAGTGAACGAGGAAGAGTCGGCGAAAGAGCGCCTGAACTTACGTATTCTCAATACCGGGCAGGGGCTGACCCCGCAGGAAATCGACAATCTTCATTTCCCGTTCCTGAATGACACATCGGGCGACCGCTTCGGCAAGGCCAACGGGCTCACCTTCTATTTGTGCAACCAGCTGGCGAAACAGCTGGGTGGTTATCTGAATATTAAATCCCGGAATGAGTTAGGGACGCGCTACTCGCTTCATGTCAATATGGCGGTGGAATCCAAAGAGGAAGAAGACGAAGAGCGGCTGCTGGACGATGTCATCGCCATGGTGGATGTAACATCTAACGAAGTGCGTTCCGTGGTCGTGCGCCTGTTGGAAAGTTGGGGCGCCAGCTGCATCACCCCAGATGAACGACTGATAAGTCAAGAGTTTGATATTTTCTTAACTGATAATCCGTCAAATCTTACAGCAACGGGGTTGCTTTTAAGCGATGATGAAGACCGCGTACAACAGTTAGCGCCTGGTAAACTGCGTGTTAATTTTAATATCAGCGCAGCTTTGCAGGAAGCAGTGCTACAACTAATAGAAGAGCAACTGGCGCAAGAAGCTGTTCCGGAATCTCCTCTGGGCGGCGATGAAAATGCTCAACTTCACGCCAGCGGCTATTACGCGCTGTTTGTC